The Triticum aestivum cultivar Chinese Spring chromosome 6D, IWGSC CS RefSeq v2.1, whole genome shotgun sequence genomic sequence GGACACTGAGTTAGGAATGGTGGAGCTCGGGACccggcgcgcgcggggggggggggggggtcgtacACGGACTAGCGAGTTTGGAGGCGGCTGAGGAACCGTGAGGCTCGAGGATCTACGGTGTCTTAGGAGCTCGGGTGTGGCAATGTAACTTGGGGACTATGTCAAAGGATAATGCACAATCTGCTCCATTTTCATCTCACAAAGTCACATGAATCACACTAATCATTAAAAAGATAACAAAATACAAAAGTAACATTAAACACAAAGTTCAACAGATAATAGTAACATGTCATGCGTAAGAGTGAAAAACAGACAAATGGCCAGAGTAATGAAAATAGGCGAAAAACAAACAAATGAACAGAGTAATGAAAAGGCTCGTTAATAACAAGGGTTAACAAAAAATCCACACACAAAAGTGTCATATACATGTTCACACAGCTCTTTTTAAACATACCATTGACATTTTTTAGATGCCATAGAAACATTTCACGCACCCAAGCAAAGAACCTTCTATATTACTCGCATGATTCATGATTGTTTTCCCAATGTGAAACAACTTGCGACGACATTGACAATGGCCATACAGTTCTTATCCTTACCCATCCTTATATTTTTCACTCCACAGGCTGTACAACGCATATACCTTCCATTTCTTAAACTTCAAGTTTCTAATCAAAATTTGCCAAATTGAACATTTTAGTCTATGGAGTGATGAAAATGAATATGGCCAATACCCGATGCTAAATTGTTGATCCACACATGATGAATGGGCTTACAACCAAAAATAAAATGTGATTAACTAGAACAACAAACAATGTTATACATATAAGCAGATTCGTCTCAGTGAAAAATCAATTGGCTGCAAGATAAGAGTGGAATTTTTTGTACAAATGATGCACAAAGACAATCATCAAGTGGTAACAAAAAATCCCTGCTCTCTGATTGGCCGATTAGACCCTCCCACGGATCGTGCCCCCAAACTGATCTCCGCCGCCCGCTCCACACAGATCCAACGGCTGGCGCACCGCATCACGCGGATCGCCCCCCCCGCCAGCGACGCTCCCGCCTCCCAATAAAAcccccgccctcgccgccgtccaaaCACACAAGCTCGGAGCATTCCGATCCAGACCAGCCGCCCCCGCATCTCGAGTAGTTTCCAGCTCGCCGGAGAAGCAGCAAGCAGGATGGCCGGAAGGAAGGGCGGCGACAGGAAGAAGTCGGTGACCAGGTCCGTCAAGGCTGGGCTCCAGTTCCCCGTCGGCCGCATCGGGCGCTACCTCAAGAAGGGCCGCTACGCGCAGCGCGTCGGCTCTGGCGCCCCCGTCTACCTCGCCGCCGTCCTCGAGTACCTCGCCGCCGAGGTACGCACAGATCTCTCCCCTCCCCGAGCACCTCTTCTTCTCTGTTCTTCTTGTGTTCGACGGATAACTGACAGATTTCGTTTTTGAATCGCAGGTGTTGGAGCTGGCCGGCAACGCTGCCAAGGACAACAAGAAGACCCGCATCATCCCGCGCCACCTGCTGCTCGCCGTCCGCAACGACCAGGAGCTCGGCAGGCTGCTCGCCGGCGTCACCATCGCCCACGGCGGCGTGATCCCCAACATCAACTCCGTGCTTCTCCCCAAGAagtcccccgccgccgccgagaaggaggccaagtcgcccaagaagaagaccaccACCAAGTCCCCCAAGAAGAAGGTCGCCACCAAGGAGTAGAATTCCGCATAGCATAGCCATTGTTGCTTAGATCCATTTCTCATGGACAAGATGAGCAGTCTTTTGGTTAGTTAGACGAGTAGTGGTTCTGTCCTTAGATTCGCTGAGCAAGGGTGACATTGTGTCTGTGATTTCTGTAGGAATGGCTAAATATGCAATCGTTCAGATCTTGATTCTCTTGTTCTATCAGTGGATGCAATTGATCTTGTTAATCCTCGCTACCTATGCTGTTTTGTACCAAATTCTCACTTCTATCATCTGAAAAATTCCCCAATTCCTTGCTCTCTAAATTATGGCGCTCAATTTCAAACACTGATTGTAAATTCCTTATGAAGATCCACACAATCATATTACTATTGAGCTGCAAAGAAAAATTTGCACCTGATGACCAGCTTTCTGTCAGTCAGCATCACCATCTTAGACTTGCTCAAGCATGTACCAGCGAACCACAAAAGCCATGCCAAGACATTCCGGCAGTTAATTTCAGCTTGATCTTTCCCTCAGTAGTTGAGTTCTTTACATGTTGTATTCACAGCCCAAACAAATTCTTCCGGTTGGAGTTGAGCCGGCCGTATGCAAAGTGAAGTTTGGGGAGTCAGGTGTACGTAACAAACCACAAACCAGATTTATGATTTATGAGCCACTAGCCAGATAAGGTACTAATTTAGATTGACCTAAAGAGAAACAAACATTGAGAAATTAAGATAGCAACCATGCTCATGTAAGAAAACTGATATAGCGATGTTTCACTTCGTTCCATCAACAAAAATATATTTTCTGAAAGTAAAATTGGTAACCACCATGGAAATACAACAGGTACAAATCTCAGTAAAAAACACTTGGAATTGAACACATCGATTCTATTACAACCGATTCTTCGCTAAATCACTTGCAACCAAAACTAGTACCGAGTCCGGGGAAGGTCTTGTGCTAAGGATATAGTTTTTGTGTACGCTTCTCTTGTTTTTCATGCTGTTTTCGTGGATTTATATGGTTTTTCCACTATATTTTTCTGTTTGTTACATTTTTCTTTTGCTGAATTCTTTattgtttcattttttatttttcctctGTTGTCTCTATTTATTTTTCCCATTGTCGTCTTTTGAAGTTTTCCTTTTTACTTTTTCGTCGACTTTCTCATATCTTGTTTTTGTTTTGTCTCAGATTTTTAGTACTTTTTAGAAATATTAAAATGTTTTCCAAACACATAATTTTTTAAAATGGCACATACATGTTTTGTAAAATAGGTGAATACTTCATGACAAAACTTTTCAAATAACCCGTCACTTTTAAAACATAATTATTTTTTCAACACAGCAACACTTTTAATAACTACATGAATAACTTCTAAGAATTATAAGAACATTTATTCAATTTTGTGAACACTTCTAGAAATTAAGAACATTTATTTTAAACATGGAAATCTTTTTAGAATTACATTAGCACATAAAACAACTGAACATAAATCACAAGAACACTTTTTTAATCTATTTGGATATTTTTTAATGTATAAATTTATTTCAACTTTGCAGGAGCACTTTTTAAAAATATGTGAACACTTTCTTGTAACTTCATGAACATATTTCAGAATGGAGCAAATAATTTTTAAAATGATACTATATAAAATACATGAAACGTTTATCTGGTTACTTTAACAATAGTAAGAAATGCATGACTATTAATCAAAAAACTTGATTTTTTAATATCTGCAtgatcatttttttaaacataCAAATATGTTTTGAAAGCCATGAACATTATCAGATACATTTTATAAAATTACATAAAAAGTTTATCTGTGTGAAAAAACTTGTAGCACACAGATTTTTATTTTTTACTTATTTAATTTACATTGTACTTATAAAAGCGACAAAAAACATAAAACAATTGAGGTGAAGAGACTCACTCACGCTCGGCCACTCGCATCTGGTACTCAGATTTTTCTCGATGTTTGGActcagctactccctccattccatttcTTGTCgtagttttagttcaaatttacTGCTTACCAGTTAACTATACCTTTGCGTTGCATACATGGGCTAGTACAAAATAGAACATACGCTCGCGGCGCGTGTTTTGAACACTATACCACCATTGGCGCCTGCTTGTAATTACGATGCTCAGTTGGACGGTGCCCCAATAGGGATTGCTCGCTCGCTCTGCCCAATGTAACAGTGCCATTCGCAAAGGCTATATCTCTGTTACTGTTTCTCGCAAAAAATACATTTCTTTTTTATTGCAATGAAAAGGGAGTTTTATTCCATATTTATTGGGTTACAATCAAAGAGGCAATAATTCCTCAATACATGGAGGTGTGTGACCTAGTCACACCTCGGTGGCATGTTCCGAACGACTATATACAACCAGTCGATCTGTTGCACTATTTTGATCTCGTCTAAGTTTCTGAGGATGTAGCATGTACTCACCTCTGGCGGCGCTTGGGGTGCTCACATCTTAGTGGGCCAGTCCATTGAACCCATTTTGGGGCGGT encodes the following:
- the LOC123143134 gene encoding histone H2A.1-like isoform X3 — protein: MAGRKGGDRKKSVTRSVKAGLQFPVGRIGRYLKKGRYAQRVGSGAPVYLAAVLEYLAAEVLELAGNAAKDNKKTRIIPRHLLLAVRNDQELGRLLAGVTIAHGGVIPNINSVLLPKKSPAAAEKEAKSPKKKTTTKSPKKKVATKE